One genomic segment of Mauremys mutica isolate MM-2020 ecotype Southern chromosome 10, ASM2049712v1, whole genome shotgun sequence includes these proteins:
- the LOC123378710 gene encoding tripartite motif-containing protein 15-like isoform X2, which yields MFLQEKVQAYLETLREEREKLLGFKVIGEGKTWEYLDFRSTVSGCEAGKFQQPMEISLELQKRLSDFSQENIVLMETLRKFKDTLLSEPETGAHRQVTVTLDPDTAHPQLALSEDRRHVRWGHARQDLPDNPERFDTELCVLGCEGFTLGRHCWGVEVGDGECWAVGVARESVRRKGWIGHNPEGGIWAVQWWGCQFQALTFPETPLPLSRVPRRIRVSLDCEWGQVAFFDADNEAPIFTFLPASFTGQRIRPWFWVWTGSWLRQCC from the exons ATGTTTCTTCAGGAAAAGGTTCAGGCCTATTTGGAGACTCtgcgggaagagagagaaaagctgctgggatttaaagtgatTGGAGAGGGAAAAACCTGGGAATATCTG GACTTCAGAAGCACCGTGAGCGG GTGTGAGgcggggaagttccagcagcccaTGGAGATTTCTCTGGAGCTACAGAAGAGACTCAGTGATTTCTCCcaagaaaatattgttttaatggAGACTTTGAGGAAATTCAAAG ACACTCTGCTATCTGAACCAGAGACaggagcacacagacagg tgacggtgactctggatccagacacggctcatccccagctcgccctgtctgaggatcggagaCATGTGAGATGGGGACACGCCCGgcaggatctgcccgacaaccctgagcgatttgacactgagctctgtgtgctgggctgtgagggattcaccctggggagacattgctggggggtggaggtgggggatggagaatgctgggctgtgggggtggccagagagtctgtgaggaggaagggctgGATCGGTCATaaccctgagggggggatctgggctgtgcagtggtgggggtgtcagttccaggctctcaccttccctgagacccccctgcccctgagccgggtccCCAGAAGGATCCGGGTTTCTCTGGACTGTGAATGGGGGCAGGTGGCATTTTTTGATGCTGAtaacgaggccccgatcttcactttcctgcCAGCCTCTTTCACCGGGCAGCGAATCCGTCCCTGGTTCTGGGTCTGGACAGGATCCTGGCTCAGACAGTGTTGCTGA
- the LOC123378710 gene encoding tripartite motif-containing protein 15-like isoform X1, translating into MSLACHFFLIDQTQDERQKIVSEFQQLWQFLEEQEQLLLAQLEKLDRKVVKIQNDNASKLSEEISRLSELISELEGKGQKPASELLQDFRSTVSGCEAGKFQQPMEISLELQKRLSDFSQENIVLMETLRKFKDTLLSEPETGAHRQVTVTLDPDTAHPQLALSEDRRHVRWGHARQDLPDNPERFDTELCVLGCEGFTLGRHCWGVEVGDGECWAVGVARESVRRKGWIGHNPEGGIWAVQWWGCQFQALTFPETPLPLSRVPRRIRVSLDCEWGQVAFFDADNEAPIFTFLPASFTGQRIRPWFWVWTGSWLRQCC; encoded by the exons ATGTCCCTGGcctgccatttttttttaatagaccaGACACAAgatgagaggcagaagattgtgtctgaatttcagcaactgtggcagttcctggaggaacaagagcaactcctgctggcccagctggagaagctggacagGAAGGTTGTAAAGATACAGAATGACAATGCCAGTAAACTCTCTGAGGAGATTTCCCGCctcagtgagctgatcagtgagctggaggggaagggtcagaagccagcgagtgaaCTCCTGCAG GACTTCAGAAGCACCGTGAGCGG GTGTGAGgcggggaagttccagcagcccaTGGAGATTTCTCTGGAGCTACAGAAGAGACTCAGTGATTTCTCCcaagaaaatattgttttaatggAGACTTTGAGGAAATTCAAAG ACACTCTGCTATCTGAACCAGAGACaggagcacacagacagg tgacggtgactctggatccagacacggctcatccccagctcgccctgtctgaggatcggagaCATGTGAGATGGGGACACGCCCGgcaggatctgcccgacaaccctgagcgatttgacactgagctctgtgtgctgggctgtgagggattcaccctggggagacattgctggggggtggaggtgggggatggagaatgctgggctgtgggggtggccagagagtctgtgaggaggaagggctgGATCGGTCATaaccctgagggggggatctgggctgtgcagtggtgggggtgtcagttccaggctctcaccttccctgagacccccctgcccctgagccgggtccCCAGAAGGATCCGGGTTTCTCTGGACTGTGAATGGGGGCAGGTGGCATTTTTTGATGCTGAtaacgaggccccgatcttcactttcctgcCAGCCTCTTTCACCGGGCAGCGAATCCGTCCCTGGTTCTGGGTCTGGACAGGATCCTGGCTCAGACAGTGTTGCTGA